From the Halorhabdus utahensis DSM 12940 genome, one window contains:
- a CDS encoding DUF7331 family protein: MSATHTDDMADRQCQQPDDRYAQLILNEDKCIIYDRENYTAWVQSSVAVSPEDYR, from the coding sequence ATGAGCGCAACGCACACGGACGATATGGCCGACCGGCAATGCCAACAGCCGGATGACCGATACGCCCAGCTGATACTCAACGAGGACAAGTGCATCATCTACGACCGGGAGAACTACACAGCCTGGGTACAGTCGTCCGTGGCGGTGTCCCCCGAGGACTACCGCTGA
- a CDS encoding H/ACA ribonucleoprotein complex subunit GAR1, which yields MRRAGEVRGIAQSVAVVQCPDETHPDIGTSVIDDSLATVGRVVDVFGPVERPYLAVSPVDSVHPPALVGQPLYYR from the coding sequence ATGCGCCGAGCCGGGGAGGTTCGGGGCATTGCTCAAAGTGTGGCCGTCGTGCAGTGTCCCGACGAAACCCATCCTGATATCGGAACGAGCGTCATCGACGACTCCCTGGCGACGGTCGGCCGCGTCGTCGACGTGTTCGGGCCGGTCGAGCGGCCGTATCTCGCGGTCTCGCCGGTCGACAGCGTTCACCCGCCAGCGCTTGTCGGCCAGCCGCTGTATTATCGCTAA
- the srp19 gene encoding signal recognition particle subunit SRP19, whose translation MVENVIWPAALDADLARSEGRRVSEELAVEEPTIEEIAEAVQQVGYDAVIEREKTYPREYETRGRVLVKDADDATKSDLLGAVAAYVAALRE comes from the coding sequence ATGGTCGAGAACGTCATCTGGCCCGCGGCCCTCGATGCCGACCTCGCACGAAGCGAGGGGCGTCGCGTCTCGGAGGAGCTGGCAGTCGAGGAGCCGACGATCGAGGAGATCGCGGAGGCGGTTCAACAGGTCGGGTACGACGCGGTGATCGAACGCGAGAAGACGTATCCGCGGGAGTACGAGACCCGTGGCCGCGTCCTCGTGAAGGATGCTGACGACGCAACGAAGAGTGACCTCCTGGGAGCCGTGGCGGCGTACGTCGCCGCGCTCCGCGAGTGA
- a CDS encoding DUF3054 domain-containing protein: MGTVTTTIRSRIDISGATAILAVGDLVAIAAFVLIGAVYGHGESLWNVGRHVGTFLPFLIGWLAASMLGSLYTTDARRSVLRAISWTVPAWITAALVGQLLRATTLFHGSFSPIFLLISTVVGLALLVPWRAGVAYWLGGGTLT; this comes from the coding sequence ATGGGTACGGTGACCACCACGATCCGAAGCCGGATCGATATCTCCGGAGCGACGGCGATCCTTGCCGTCGGCGACCTGGTCGCGATCGCGGCGTTCGTCCTTATCGGGGCAGTGTACGGCCACGGCGAATCACTCTGGAACGTCGGGAGACACGTCGGAACCTTCCTTCCCTTTCTGATCGGCTGGCTGGCCGCCTCGATGCTCGGCAGTCTGTATACGACCGACGCCCGGCGCTCAGTTCTGCGGGCGATCTCCTGGACGGTTCCGGCCTGGATCACGGCGGCACTGGTCGGGCAGTTACTGCGAGCAACGACGTTGTTCCATGGCTCGTTCTCGCCGATCTTTCTGCTCATCTCGACCGTCGTCGGATTGGCCCTGCTGGTCCCCTGGCGAGCAGGCGTGGCGTACTGGCTCGGCGGCGGAACGCTGACCTGA
- a CDS encoding presenilin family intramembrane aspartyl protease PSH: MARYRGLTLSISVIVSIFLFVQLGALALVDPFKTAGLQAVEDPQNPVNSLLYIAAILVMTGVMLAAFKYEVQWAIRGLIVATGAYIALLVFSILLPPVVTLPVGDGLHGLAWVGAIGLGVALYAYPEWYVIDATGAVMGAGAAGLFGITFGVFPALVLLSVLAVYDAISVYGTEHMLTIASGVMDLKVPVVLVAPMSVGYSFREDTAGLDEESDNEQADPTADDATTEPEDTDVTAESGSAEAAEGDSADPLEDREALFIGLGDAIIPTVLVASAAFFADASVPTVDIGAFSVAVPAATAVVGTFLGLAVLLRMVLAGRAHAGLPLLNGGAIAGYLVGALASGMTLVETLGLGPYL; this comes from the coding sequence ATGGCCCGGTACCGCGGACTCACGCTTTCGATTTCGGTGATCGTCTCGATCTTCCTGTTCGTTCAACTCGGCGCGCTTGCGCTGGTCGATCCGTTCAAGACTGCCGGACTCCAGGCGGTCGAGGATCCCCAGAACCCGGTCAATAGCCTGCTGTACATCGCGGCGATCCTCGTGATGACCGGCGTGATGCTCGCCGCGTTCAAGTACGAGGTCCAGTGGGCGATCCGTGGCCTGATCGTCGCGACCGGCGCGTACATCGCCCTGCTCGTGTTCTCGATCCTGCTGCCGCCCGTCGTGACGCTGCCAGTCGGGGACGGCCTCCACGGGCTTGCGTGGGTCGGCGCGATCGGCCTCGGCGTCGCACTGTACGCCTATCCGGAGTGGTACGTCATCGATGCCACGGGTGCCGTCATGGGTGCGGGAGCGGCCGGCCTGTTCGGTATCACCTTCGGTGTGTTCCCGGCCCTTGTCTTGCTCTCCGTCCTGGCTGTCTACGATGCCATCAGCGTCTACGGCACCGAACACATGCTGACGATCGCTTCGGGCGTGATGGATCTCAAAGTCCCCGTCGTACTCGTCGCGCCGATGTCCGTCGGCTACTCCTTCCGGGAGGATACGGCAGGGCTCGACGAGGAGTCCGACAATGAGCAAGCGGATCCGACTGCGGACGACGCCACCACTGAGCCGGAGGACACCGACGTAACTGCCGAATCCGGATCAGCCGAGGCTGCTGAGGGCGACAGCGCCGATCCACTCGAAGACCGTGAGGCGCTGTTCATCGGTCTCGGCGACGCGATCATTCCGACGGTGCTGGTCGCATCAGCCGCATTCTTCGCGGATGCGTCCGTTCCGACCGTCGATATCGGCGCGTTCTCGGTCGCCGTGCCCGCAGCCACTGCCGTGGTCGGGACGTTCCTCGGGCTGGCCGTGTTGTTACGGATGGTTCTGGCCGGGCGCGCACACGCCGGGCTCCCACTGTTGAACGGTGGGGCCATCGCGGGGTACCTCGTCGGGGCACTCGCCAGCGGGATGACCCTCGTCGAGACGCTCGGACTGGGGCCGTATCTTTAG
- a CDS encoding cobyric acid synthase: MGRTVLVAGTASHVGKSTIVAGLCRRLADQGVSVAPFKAQNMSNNARVGFKPGAVGTVGEGGDSELADGDPDAYGEIGIAQYVQARAAGVVPTTDHNPVLLKPRGDGESQLVIDGEAVGHFAAGTYYDDHWDRARRAARQAYNRLAARHDVIVAEGAGSIAEINLQDRDLANVETARFADASILLVGDIERGGVFASLYGTLELLPEDLRDRVAGLVINKFRGDRSLLEPGLAAIEERTGVPVVAVLPHDDPGLPAEDSLSLPSAGERGTWGDEDGVPPDDCVTVGVPRLPHLSNVADVAPLAREPGVRVEFLPLDSGAATADALALPGTKNTVDDLLAVRDSRLGAAISAFDGPIVGICGGYQLLGERLRNVGVESTTATGTVAGLELLPVETHFSAEKRVTAGTYEATGVGPIAGATGTVSGYEIHMGETTVPDGVARPIGPESVANQQVLGTYLHGCFENRRLRDAFVENVFEQAGVERPERTVAQSDPFDRAAELVEPIDLPAVVPSVAETSGRDQ; this comes from the coding sequence ATGGGACGAACTGTTCTGGTCGCCGGGACGGCCAGTCACGTCGGCAAAAGTACGATCGTCGCCGGACTTTGCCGGCGGCTGGCCGACCAAGGCGTCTCCGTCGCGCCGTTCAAGGCCCAGAACATGTCCAACAACGCCCGGGTGGGATTCAAACCGGGTGCGGTCGGGACCGTCGGTGAGGGCGGTGACAGCGAACTCGCGGACGGCGATCCTGACGCCTACGGCGAGATCGGCATTGCACAGTACGTCCAGGCCCGGGCCGCCGGCGTGGTACCGACGACCGATCACAATCCAGTCCTGCTCAAACCGCGAGGGGACGGCGAGAGTCAACTGGTCATCGACGGCGAGGCCGTGGGCCACTTCGCCGCGGGGACGTACTACGACGACCACTGGGACCGCGCCCGTCGGGCCGCCCGCCAGGCCTACAATCGGCTCGCCGCCCGCCACGACGTGATCGTCGCCGAAGGCGCGGGCTCGATCGCCGAGATCAACCTTCAGGATCGCGATCTGGCGAACGTCGAGACCGCGCGCTTCGCCGACGCGTCGATCCTGCTGGTCGGCGACATCGAACGCGGTGGCGTCTTCGCCAGTCTCTACGGGACGCTCGAATTGCTTCCCGAGGATCTCCGTGACCGAGTGGCCGGGCTCGTGATCAACAAGTTCCGGGGCGATCGTTCACTGCTCGAACCCGGCCTTGCGGCGATCGAAGAACGGACGGGCGTCCCGGTCGTTGCCGTCCTGCCTCACGACGATCCCGGATTGCCCGCAGAAGATAGCCTGTCGCTCCCGTCGGCGGGCGAGCGCGGCACGTGGGGCGATGAGGATGGTGTCCCGCCGGACGACTGCGTCACGGTCGGCGTCCCGCGACTTCCACACCTCTCGAACGTGGCCGACGTGGCACCGCTGGCCCGTGAACCGGGCGTCCGCGTCGAGTTCCTGCCACTCGACAGTGGGGCCGCGACCGCTGACGCGCTCGCTCTGCCGGGGACGAAGAATACCGTCGACGACCTGCTTGCAGTACGGGACTCACGACTCGGTGCTGCAATCAGTGCGTTCGACGGGCCGATCGTGGGGATCTGTGGCGGCTATCAGTTACTCGGCGAGCGGCTCCGGAACGTCGGCGTCGAGAGCACGACGGCGACCGGGACGGTCGCTGGCCTTGAGCTGCTTCCCGTCGAGACCCATTTCTCGGCCGAGAAGCGTGTAACTGCGGGGACCTACGAGGCGACAGGTGTCGGCCCGATCGCGGGTGCGACGGGGACCGTCTCGGGATACGAGATCCACATGGGCGAGACGACAGTTCCGGACGGTGTGGCCCGACCTATCGGCCCGGAGAGCGTCGCGAACCAGCAGGTACTCGGGACGTATCTCCACGGCTGCTTCGAGAACCGGAGACTCCGGGACGCGTTCGTCGAGAACGTCTTCGAGCAGGCCGGCGTGGAGCGTCCCGAGCGCACAGTAGCGCAGAGCGATCCCTTCGATCGCGCTGCCGAGCTGGTCGAACCCATCGACCTCCCGGCGGTGGTTCCGTCAGTCGCGGAGACGAGTGGACGCGACCAGTAA
- a CDS encoding SatD family protein, translated as MTTRRCVVIGDVIGSREVDDRTALRDRLETGLEAVNDALADRLVAPFATLKGVDEVGGVLESPEGAYRALQLLTEAIHPTTMRVAIVHGSVDIGANTGDVAEMDGPAFHTADDALGRLDKRERLVALSLEEAHSWQVGLIEAQMELLSMWKEAWTPRQAEVVRTYRDAATMGAAAKRLGVSVQSVSKTLKRARAVTIIEIEETLETALSHLAEGTP; from the coding sequence ATGACCACCCGACGCTGTGTCGTCATCGGCGACGTGATCGGGTCCCGCGAGGTGGACGATCGCACGGCGTTGCGGGATCGTCTCGAAACCGGGCTCGAAGCGGTCAACGACGCGCTTGCTGATCGGCTCGTCGCCCCCTTCGCGACGCTGAAAGGCGTCGACGAGGTCGGCGGCGTCCTGGAATCCCCGGAGGGTGCCTACCGTGCACTTCAGTTGTTGACCGAGGCGATCCATCCGACCACGATGCGGGTGGCGATCGTTCATGGGTCGGTCGACATCGGTGCAAACACTGGTGACGTCGCCGAGATGGATGGCCCGGCGTTTCACACGGCCGACGACGCGCTCGGACGACTCGACAAACGCGAACGCCTCGTTGCCCTGTCCCTCGAGGAGGCCCATTCGTGGCAGGTCGGCTTGATCGAAGCGCAGATGGAACTGCTCTCGATGTGGAAGGAAGCGTGGACGCCACGGCAGGCAGAGGTCGTCCGGACCTACCGCGACGCGGCGACGATGGGAGCCGCAGCGAAACGGCTTGGTGTCTCAGTGCAATCAGTCTCGAAGACGCTCAAGCGTGCGCGGGCCGTGACGATCATCGAGATAGAGGAGACACTCGAGACGGCACTGTCTCACCTCGCGGAGGGGACGCCATGA